The Eleginops maclovinus isolate JMC-PN-2008 ecotype Puerto Natales chromosome 6, JC_Emac_rtc_rv5, whole genome shotgun sequence DNA segment CTTGTGTTCAGCTTTTCTGACAAGACATTTCCACTGAACTTTCGTTCTTGGCACGTTGGAAACACCATTTAAACCTTCAAGCAGTGAAACCGACACCAATAACTACTAGGTGTTTCAGAAAACAAAGACCAGATAATCATTTATATTCACTATAAACAATCACTTTCTGTAAAAACTACATATTCTCATTAATGTCCCAAACGTGTTTTTGAGGTTGCTATACTTTAATATGCTATTTATGTCACTTTTTGGTTGTTGCCATGGTTGCGTACCTGCTATGCCGCTTTTGCTGTAGCACTctaaatgtccccgctgtgggactaataaaggaattctgattctgatttctgatgTGAACTCAACCCGATAACCCAAggaatgtgttttctgtcagtgtgtcGATAGGTGAGTGACTATGGACGCCTCAGTGTCTCCTCAGCTGGACAGCAGTTGTAACGACTCGGATGGAGAGGAGAACCACAGTGAAGACagtctctctcctgcagatcctGCTCAGGTAgacaaagtacatttaatctAAATGGACAGAGAAGGTCCTGCAGGGCATCGGTGTCTTAAaatgttatacattttaatttcaggTGACTCAAACACTACTTgcttaaacacacaataaacaacaTGGACAACAGTTGGATGTTCATGGAAAAGTATTAAAGAAGTTCAGTACATCACGTTTAGCTGATGATACAAGACGCTGAAGTTCTCTTCTACATCACAGCTGTAAAATACGCTTTCCATCTTTGCTTTTTGTATGCGTGACGGTCTGGGTTTGTGCCTCCAGGTGTCGGTGGAATCAGGGTTTCCGGGAGTGACTGTGGTCCAGCTGAGTGACGGTCAGACTCTGCAGGTCCACGGGGTGATCCAGGCCCCTCAGACCTCCGTCATACAGGCCCCACCGGTCCAGACTGTCCAGGTGAGAGCATCAGACACATCGGACCAGGATCTGGACTTGTGTTACGCTTCAGATTCTTTATTATAAAACTGAGAACAGGTCGGTCTTTTAAAAATTCTGTGTTCTCCAAGTCCAAAACTCTTTATTTCAAGACATGAGCAACTAAAATACATAAGAGCAAACCATAAGTCAAGTCTCATGTCATTGAACTCAAGTCCGGGTTTGGATTTATATGGTTCATGTTCTATTTGTCAGGCCTAGCCTCAAGTCAAGAATCAAGTAACTGAAGACATGTTCTGGCCATTTCTGAAGTCTCGAGTCTTTCATTTAAGTGTTAACGGATAAATTGTGACTTTGTTTCTCTAAATTAAGGGCATGCCAACCTCCACCCACAATGGTTTATACAACAATGGATAAGTACCTTAAACGACACCGCTTCAAacatccaaactatccctttgAGTCTTGACCCTGTTGCAGCAAGCCTTAGGCAGAAGAACAAGGACATGTGAAGACCTCCTATAAAGGAAAACAGTAGGAAGTTGTGATGTCCCAGTGAGCGTAATAGTGATTGAGTATTTACGTACCGTGTGTGGGAGGCACGCTGCAGCGTTTGCAGTGTAATACGGTGCATGTGTTAATAGGATTGTTGATATGTAGGAGCTAAGGTATAAGCTCATCAGTCTAACCTTCAGGAGATGTTGTTGCGTCTGGGCAGGAGAAAACTGTGTAACGCCGAACAAAAGTCACTATGGGATTGTTCTACTAAACGATGTGCAGGTGTTTCAGTACTTTCAGCACTGGAAACATAGTGTTTTTTGGatgggaaattaaaaaaaaggctccCTGGTGGCAGTCCAAAAAAGCTGCAAGGGGCCAAATTTTGGAAGAACAGTAGTGCAAGTGCGTTGTCTGATCTGAAGTACCGTAATAATTGCGACTGAAAATGTAGTAGAAATGCTGTCAACAGCTTGGCTCCTACACCCCCGCCCCAAAAATCCGATACCATGTTGCAGCAGATGTACACACAGCTTGATTTGCAGAGCACAGGATACTCTTGTCATTTCTTGAAAAGTGTTTCTTTACATGTAAATAGGTCAGAAGGCAGATCAAAGGTGTGAACTGTTCGGCGAAAAAGCAGAAGTCAACCTCAAAGTGGTTTTGTTGACTGATTTCAAATCGCTCTGTAGTGCATATCATTGAGTTTGATCAATAACAAGTTCCTTTTAACTGTGCAGCTATTGGCTGATATTTCTCACTAATATCTAAATTCTCACAGACATTAATATCCGGTGTGTCTGACTGAGCCAGTTTACTATTTGTTCCTAACATTTGGAGGCAGATTTCAGGCAACAAACTGTCAGAAATATGACAAATTTCCAGTCATTTTGCTTCTGCGATTGTAAACATTACAACCATAGGCTTAACTTCCACTCCCTTAATCATTAATAAAAAGAATGTTCACGCTCGTATTTAACCTGGTATAAATCAGAGTCCTCCTTTTGTTTGGCAGGGACATTGTCGTTTAACAGCAGCCTTTGTGTTGATAACGCACAATAACTACGCACCAGTGTGAGTCATAAAAGCTTACTGATTGATGACAAGTAATCATTCcaaaatgcatgtttgtttgttccaACAATGCCCTTTGAGTCTCGGAATGATCCCTTTTGACATTAGCTGTAAAGACTCTGTTGAGAATTGTTTCTTTGACGTCATTCCTAGTTTGAAATACATCCCAGTTTACTCACAAACATCTGTGTGGGAAAGCAACAACACTCGAGAAGTTGCCAAAATTCCTAAACTGTATTGGACTACTTTGAAATactgcttgtttttcttcagattgCCAGTGTCGCAGAGCTGGATCAAACCAAGTCAGAAACAGACACCCAGAAGAGGCGGGTGCTTCTCTCCAGGCGTCCGTCTTATCGGTGAGAGACATCAACATCAGACAGGataaaaaaagcacaaagtGTGTGAAGACTTACGTTATGTGGACTCACTTTATTTGAGctctcttctcctgcaggaaaATACTGAATGAGCTTTCATCGGATTCGCCCGGCGGTTGCTAAAATTGACGAGgagaagacagaggaggagggggtggtcTCCGGCGCTGCCGACGCGTCAGTGCCCACCTCCATTTACCAGACCAGCTCAGGACAGTACAGTCAgtaccaatcaatcaatcaatcaatcaatcaatcaatcaatcaatcaatcattcaGGCgaacaaagtgcttcacaactGAAAACCAAAAACTAAATGAAGGGTTTCCCTCTCCTATGTATGgtttataggttttagtgtatgtaaatggtgttcaaaggctcaaatccctgtgtttctctcccacacactcccctgtcTGAAATGCCTCTATTGGACTGCCTTTGTTTACCTCAGGAACATTTATAGAGACACTTGGCTAGACTCTTGGCTAgaacacattatacgtgataggctaaggggcgggacatctctaagcggttgaccaatcacaacagagctgaccagctaaccaatcagagcagactgggctctggtttcagacagagggtgaaaagaggagctgcagcacaggcagtatgaggaaacataaagaGTTTCTGAAGATTAAACATGGAGACCGCATCAGGTCACTGTGAGCTTTTAAATATTTCCTTTCcctttaaaagaagaaaggtGGACGAGACGTTCGGTTAAATCATACGTTCTTAATCATTCACTAAATGGCTTGGAACACAAAAGTAATCAGCAGCCTTGgtgctgttgccatggagaaCATGCATAACAACCACAAGCACAAATCCAAGCTCTAGCATATCAGGACTGAATAATAATCCATCTTATTTGCTGCATTTGCCCTGAGCAGGAACATATTTTAAGCCTGTTGACGAAATATGTCCTGCTTCAATTCTCCACTTGAGTTGTGATGTATTGCTCTCATTAAGTATCATACTGCTggctttaatatatatatatctgaagcattttattttactaaagATTATGTCATGCCTACGGAAGAGTCATCTCACACTTTCTATgtgaaacacaaatacaatttctgttttttttaaacactaaatACTGTATCTGATATAACAAATGTCCCACTGTGCTTATGAATGCCATCTACCTgcctctgaccccccccccacacacagttGCGATCTCTCAGGGAAGAGCCATCCAGTTGAGCAGCCCCGGAGTTGAGGCCCTTCAGGGGGGGGCCCAAACCGTGACGGTGGGCAGCTCCTGTCCAACCGGAGACGCCCAACAGCAGATCTACATCCAGGGAGGACAGGTGCTCCTCCAAGGTAGGATTGCATTGTGGAACGTGATTACTCCCATGAGGACTAACACACACCCCCTACTCTGACAGCACAGATAGAGGCTGAATAACAATCCGTGTGAATCCAATTGAATTTGTTAATCCTCAATTGAAATCAGGGGATTAATGCCAAGAGGGATTGTGTAAAAGATGATGAACAGGCTACACTCACAACCAGGGGGGGCAGTACATCAACAGCAAGACAGGAAACCCTTTAAATAAGTGTGCGTATGACTTTCTCTTTTAATAACTTAAATGTTCTTAAGGTGTCTTCATTTGACAGGAGACAATCTTCAGACTTGAACCAGTTTTATAACAATGGTGATTACATCAGAGATGGGTTTGATAGGGGTTCTATCTGTCCCTTCTTGTGGTTTGGTGTGGTTTCTCTACCATTTAACCCCTGTTGTTGAGACGTTCTGGGTCTCATTGTGACATTTCCTTGAATGTGTATCTGGATAAGGATAAAACAGgtacatttacataaacacaaagacCTTGTCCCTTTTAGTACATTACATTTTGCACTAGCACTTTTTCTATAAcactaaaataacaaaagcttGGGTCTCTCCTTATTTGAAATCCAAAAGCCAGCATAACCAGGATTTATGACTTGGTGCAATAGCTCAGGACCTGCCAGCTTTCTGGAAATGTGTCTTGGtaccaaagaaaataaaacaaagttcaAACCAGTGTAGCCACAAATCCTGCACCGGTTCAGCTGAGGTGGGGGCTGATGTAATATCAATAAAACTATTGTAATTATCGGAAATATCAAGCGTATCACTTCCTGTGTGGCAGAAAACTTCCCAGCAGAACCCAGCAGTCagccaacacatttaaacagaaaatctagtctttttttatacacattttctaCGTCAGTTTCAGCAAGttatacaaacatattcacTTTGTTCCCAACACAGTTTACAcatagaaaaaaaactgttaaaagaaaaatggtaaAAATGAACGTAAAATTAaggaaatgtagattaaaaaaattataataatacgaataaaaataatcaaataaaagatttttataaaccctttttttcagtttttatgtcAGTTTTTAGCAACTTATACAAACACATTGACTTGGCCTGCtgtgttcacatttttcaacacattttattcatagaaagaaagaaaaaacaattaaaagaaaagaaaaatactaaaaataaatgtaaatgttgacaagacatttgtatcatatatattaaaaaataataataaaaatgatcataattCTTTTAAAAGGGGGGAGAGTTGTGTTTCGGTGAGTTGGGATTATTCAGAAAGTGAGGGTGAATTTGGATCACTTCACTATATTAGTACACTCAAAGTAGACCCtgaacatttattgaaaatctaaataaatcagtttaaagtcttaatatatatgttatttttcCATCTGATAGAGTTCCCACACCTTTCTCAGCccattaattaaaatgaaatgtcttcaCAGGCTTTGGTAAATAACTGTTGTGCTGAAACATGGTTTGTGGACATGTGGACACTACTTTAAAGCAATTATCTTTAATGTCTCCTTCCGTCTTTAAAGACTCAATAACAAAAAGTCCAATCACGCTGCTCAACAGTTTGCACGGCAGCCGCTTGGGACACAATATCCTCTTGTTTGTCGAGCGTGTCTCTAGTTGCGTCATCAGTGCTAAAAATACTCCACTAccaacccccctccctccctgcctgccCAGCGCACATTGTGTTTGGCCCGTCTGATCCgcggaggggggaggaggaactGTAATCCTGAGTGTTTTACTGACTTCAGCAGGCAGCGGTGATGTCATTGTGATGTCAATGCCTGTAATTGTAATCGCGCTGCAAAGTTGACGAGTGACCACTGAGGTG contains these protein-coding regions:
- the LOC134865805 gene encoding LOW QUALITY PROTEIN: cAMP-responsive element modulator-like (The sequence of the model RefSeq protein was modified relative to this genomic sequence to represent the inferred CDS: deleted 1 base in 1 codon) — protein: MDASVSPQLDSSCNDSDGEENHSEDSLSPADPAQVSVESGFPGVTVVQLSDGQTLQVHGVIQAPQTSVIQAPPVQTVQIASVAELDQTKSETDTQKRRVLLSRRPSYRKILNELSSDSPGVAKIDEEKTEEEGVVSGAADASVPTSIYQTSSGQYIAISQGRAIQLSSPGVEALQGGAQTVTVGSSCPTGDAQQQIYIQGGQVLLQAATGDIPAYQLRSPNSGLAHSIVMAASPGNMQSPPPPHAEDITRKREVRLMKNREAARECRRKKKEYVKCLENRVAVLENQNKTLIEELKALKDIYCHKAE